The Zea mays cultivar B73 chromosome 7, Zm-B73-REFERENCE-NAM-5.0, whole genome shotgun sequence DNA segment caggcggcgctgtccttctgtcagactggtcagtggagcggtggagtgacagcggtcacttcggctctgccgagggggcgcgtgtcaggataaaggtgtcaggccacctttgcgttaaatgctcctgcaacttggtcagtcggtgtggcgatttagtcagggttgcttctgagcgaagccaaggcctcgggcgagccggtgatgtgtccgccgtaaaaaggggggcctcgggcgagacggaagtctctcgaggtcggctgcccttggccgaggctaggctcgggtgaagcgtgatcgagtcactcgtgtggactgatccctggcttaatcgtacccatcaggcctttgcagctttatgctgatgggggttaccagctgagaattaggcgtcttgagggtacccctaattatggtccccgacagtatggTAATTCCATCATTCCTGCATTTGGTGGTACGAGATACAAACCACACGATGAAAGAACCACTCTGCGCCTTGCATTGCAGGTCATATAGTTCTCTAGGCTGTTGCTTGCTTATTTTTCCATGCTTATTACTTTGTTTAGCATCGTCGTACTATATTTCCTTAGTCCTGTGCCCCTGTTTCTGAGTGGTGATATATAATGTTTGACCCTTTCATAAATTGTGTTTCATGTTTTAGTTTAGGTTACTAGATGTAGGAAAGGGGATATCTTGATTTTTAAGTCATTTTTACTAATTCGACTCACTCCTAGAGTTAGTTGGCTCGGTCAAGTCTTACCTTTTCAAACTGTGGAAGTGATCACTGCTCTTGATAGCTTGACCTGTCAAACTGTCTACTGGTATAAATCAACAATCTGAGTTAATGTTTCATGAGCTCACAATTGCAAAAAGACTCTTTTTAACACCGATCAAAACCGTATTTCATTACCAAAGTAACGAAATTACAGAGTTCAACAAGTGCTATCTTTCTTTTTTCTTCTTCAGCACATTTGACATATTTGGTGATTGGCAGGATATTCACAGCCAAATTCTGAGGCTAATCCACCTGATGGGGTTTTAGCGGTTCCTTTATTGAGGCATCAGGTTACCTTGCAACTCATGTTGTGTTATTTTATGATGAAAAATAGTATTACCACTCCTTTGTTAACGGTTAATACTTCGGACAGAAAATTTCCTTGTCATGGATGGTGAAAAAGGTCGTTATCGTCATCTCTGTGTGCCTCTACTTGCTTTGGTGCACAATTATTGGAGTCTAATTCAAACTGCACATGCGAAATTCTATCGATGCACTACTTTTTAGTGATGAATTAAAAAAAAGGTAAACTTGAGCAATGAATCTCTGTTGTGGGTTTTTTTCCTTGGTCACCTTGGGAAGTTGAGTTCAGACGAACATTGTTCTTGTTCCTACGAGAACACGATTGCTTACTTGCAAAATCATGCGTGGATGTTGGAGGATTAGTCAGTAGTTCATCAGCAAGTAATTTAATTCGTAACGTTTATTTAGTACAGGACAGGTGGGGTGTTGTTACTAGCATGGGAAGGGAACCTTTTTATATAATCTAGCCTGCAACGAACAAGAATCGCTCTAGCTTAGATCCCCAATTATTTTGGAACACGATTAAATAGGGTTTTCTCCATGTCCTTTGCGGATGAtactatctcctatcatagtttaAGACTGTATGCTCTGGCTTGTCAACAAAAATAAGGCTACATTTGAGGTTCACTTAGTCTGCAAACTAGCGCGTGATCCCTCATGGCCGAAAGCCTGAAAGTGTGACAAAGACAATACCTGCTTCAAAACATTTTCGGTTCATGTCAGGGGTTCACATGGTTTCTACTTCGGGGGCGTCTATGGATCACACAAGCCATGTGAAAACTGTAGTGACTAGATGTTCGCCTTGTTGGGAATTTTGTGTTCATGTGTTCCGTATTATTTTATGCAGGCACTGGAATTAACAAGCTGGATTACCTTGCAACGATGGATTTGGACCCCGACTCTCCTACATACTCCCAGGTGATCCACAGGCTCCCAGTCACCCACATCGGCGATGAGCTGCATCACTCTGGCTGGAACTCGTGCAGCTCCTGCCATGGTGATCCATCAGCAAAGCGTCACTTCCTGATCCTTCCTTCATTGTTGTGAGTATAGAATAAGTGGACATGGTCTGAATCAATTGAATGAATCGGCTGCTGACCTCAGGACTGAGAATATGTGGTGTGGCTTCAATGGTTATTTGCAGGTCAGGACGTTAGTATGTTGTTGACACAGCGACAGACCCGAGAGGGCACCATCCTTGCATAACGTGTTTGAGTCTAAGGACATTGCTGAGAAGACTGGGATTGGCTTTCCTCACACGTCTCATTGCCTTGCATCTGGTGACATTATGATTTCTTGCCTTGGGGACAAGGAGGGGAATACAACTGGCAATGGCTAATATTATTCACTGAACAACCTTCGGTCAACAGGAGTGCTTGCTCGTGTGTCCTAAGGCCTAGATATCATTCTCCATGTTCGAGGAGGCCAGAATTCATCTCTTTGTGGAATCCTGCTTTCCTCTGCATGCACATTATTGTTTCACAGGACAATGCTACAGTTACACTCTTGTCTAATTTGCACGTATCATTTTTTGCAGCTTGGTGCTGGGACCTCACTGCCAGGATTAGTAGCTGCAAAGGTTGGGGCAGATGTAACACTAACAGACATTGCGCAGAATGCAGAAGTGAGTTCCAATCCATCTTTGGAATCCTTATCGTCTTTGGAATCCTTATCGTTTGATCCTTGTCAGAGTTTTTCAGTTTGGTTGATTTCCTTCTTGTTTTTACTGACTGTAGGTACTGAACAACATCAGAAGCATATGTGCTCTCAATGACGCCAATTGTACTGTATGGTTTTGATTTCACGTACAGAGCTGACTGCCTGCTTCTTCCCTGGGATTGTGTTCATCATCCTCACTGTGCTTAACTCCATTCTGTGGGGCAAGAAGAGCACTGGAGCTCTACCCATCTCACTGTTCTTCACCCTCCTGGCCCTGTGGTTCTGCATCTCTGTGCCACTCACACTTATTGGAGGCTTGCTAGGCACACGTGCTGCAAGCATCGACTACCCTGTCCGAACCAACCAGATCCCACGAGAGATTCCTGAGCGCAAGTTCCCCTCATGGTTGCTTGTGCTCGGTGCGGGAACATTGCCATTTGGTACTCTCTTCATTGAGCTCTTCTTCATCCTTTCCAGCATTTGGTTGGGAAGGTTCTACTACGTCTTTGGCTTCCTGTTCATTGTCCTCTTCCTGCTGGTCATAGTCTGTGGTGAGGTTTCTCTGGTCCTGACCTACATGCACCTTTGCGTGGAGGACTGGAAATGGTGGTGGAAGGCCTTCTTTGCTTCTTGCTCTGTCGCATTCTATGTGTTCCTCTACTCTATTAACTACCTGGTGTTCGATCTCAGGAGCCTGAGCGGACCAGTTTCTGCCACACTCTACCTTGGCTATTCCCTGATCATGGCCCTTGCAATCTTGCTCTCCACTGGCGCCATTGGTTTCCTGCTCTCCTTCTACTTCGTGCACTACCTCTTCTCGTTTGTGAAGATTGATTAGAGGTGTGCCCCGCTGCCTCTTTCTGCAATAGAGTCATCTGATCATGGTAATAGTTACCCTCCTAGAAATACTACACAATAAATCAAATGGAAAAAATGGATACATGGCAACGCCCATGGCTTTTGGTCATGATTAATTCAATCATTTAGCTCAGCACAGTCACTCAAGTTGAAACTTAATTCTTAGGAATGATTGTAAGTTCTTCAGCTATGTTTATTGCACTTTGTAATACCATTCAGTTTTGCTTGCTCTGGGCATTTGTGAGCAGCCTTTGGTTTTGGAACACTTGAGATCTATTCAATATGAAAATGAAGCTATTCATTTACAGTTCGTTACTATTCTGGGAAGGTTATATTGTAACATGGTTGCCACATTAGCTGCGATGCTCGTTGTTCGTTAATAGTAACACCAATACGGCTGATTCTTTTACGAAGTGAAATCTTGCTGACTATTTAGTCAATTGATATACATGCTACTGAAATAGTCCGAGCACGCCTGCAGTGGACCGAAAGCCATCCGTTTGGACTGTCATCGTAAGGGTGTTCTTTTAATTAAAAGAAACTCATGGGGAGCATCGTCGTTCGAATAGCCTATGCATGCAAGAAAAAACAGAAAATGTTAGCAGATATGTACTCTTTTGTGACATCTGTAAAGAACATGTTGGTTTCCTGAAAAAAGGTGCAGAATGTCCTTTTCTTGATGTATTCGAAAAAATGAGCTAAATGCATAACTTTACACAACTTAACTTCTTTAAATTTCTTTGTTGAGATCCCCGTTTACCCTTCTTTTGcgagattttttttattttgatgCTGAAACCTTACAGGTTAAGTAAATGATCCAGGTTTTTGAACTTCTTGCCATTTTTGTGTTGTTACTGGCTTACTGCACAGCATTCGTTTCCTGCTCAGCAATGAAGAGGGGGAATAAATTGTCAAGTAAACTGGTACCAGAAGTTGAGAACCACAAAAGGCGACAGAAACGCAACggataaaaatatgttttctaaATAGCAATAACCAAATGCGCCTGTAGCTCATAAATTGCAGAAGGTCGTAGGTCGTAGGttcgacccctacctggcgcgataTTCTTTTTTCccgtttttttttttttgtttttatttCTTTGGTGctaaattatgtataaactaggTAGGTGCCtgtgcgatgccacggaacataAATTGTGAACCTCTAATGGACTTTATTTGAGACAAGTgatgcccaagaaaatgggggtaaaatgacacagctatcacttgcattacttgccctatgcgcAGAAGAATCTGACATAGCTATCACCCATGAAGATTTCCAGTTAACTTGTGGAACTGAACTTCATTTGAGACAAGACAATAATACCAGTGTTGAGCTTGCCACTCGGCCATGGCACATACGAGAACACGGGATGATCAAGTAAGAGCTGAACAGAATGCACTAATACAAAAGGCTGGCTTGCGTTCGCTTCCTTGCTCCACAGGAAGCATAACCGATATACAAATCGAGAAGTTCGCAATTtatgttccgtggcatcgcacgggcacttACTGCATGTCACGCACACAGGACGATACATGCACCATGTGATAACAATTGTACTGCTACATGCACAGAAACACATATAAGCAGGTTTCAACACCAATTGGTGGGCAATGTGGTACTAAATTTATCTTGCAAAAATATTAAGACAGCCATATACGCCGTGTGAGGCCCATCTGCCGATTTGTGTTTGCGAGGCCCATCTATCGATTTGTGTTCTGCGAGGCCCATCTCCGTGAAACCCTGTCCCCGCCCGCGGCCTCCAGCCCTGCGCGGCTGCGCCCCCGCCCGCATGCTCGCCTTGCGCCGCCGCCCCCGCATGCTCGCCTTGCGCCGCCGCCCTCTTGTTCGCCTTCGTTGCGGTCGCGGCCTCCAGTGTCCAGCGCCACCGCCGCTCCACCACCGCCGCTCCATCTTCTATCCCGCCGGCAACCTCCAGCCCTGCGCCATCCCCATTTGTGCGGCCTCTACCGTCCCCACCCCCGCACAGTTCGTGCAACCGTCTCCCCCTCTTCAGTCCCCACGTCGTCCACTACTGCATGCTTCCTCCCCACGACCTCCACTTCCTCAGACACCTTATAGAGCTCGATGAAGATAAACCGGGAGCATGTGTGGACTCTATCTCGTCCGAGCACGCGTTTT contains these protein-coding regions:
- the LOC103634335 gene encoding transmembrane 9 superfamily member 12, which produces MDLDPDSPTYSQVIHRLPVTHIGDELHHSGWNSCSSCHGDPSAKRHFLILPSLLSGPWCWDLTARISSCKELTACFFPGIVFIILTVLNSILWGKKSTGALPISLFFTLLALWFCISVPLTLIGGLLGTRAASIDYPVRTNQIPREIPERKFPSWLLVLGAGTLPFGTLFIELFFILSSIWLGRFYYVFGFLFIVLFLLVIVCGEVSLVLTYMHLCVEDWKWWWKAFFASCSVAFYVFLYSINYLVFDLRSLSGPVSATLYLGYSLIMALAILLSTGAIGFLLSFYFVHYLFSFVKID